The following are encoded in a window of Streptomyces sp. 11x1 genomic DNA:
- a CDS encoding helix-turn-helix transcriptional regulator, translating to MASNVNPTVRRRRLGQELRRLRELKGMTAEEVAERLLVSQSKISRLENGRRSISQRDVRDLCGVYEVEDQRVVDSLMQMAKDSRQQGWWHAFGDVPYSVYIGLETDAESLRVYDPQVVPGLLQSRPYAEAIIRGALPETSATEIEKRVEVRIRRQDRVTTDTNPLRLWTVLDEAALRRVVGSRSVMREQLEHLIELSQVPHVTVQVLPFEVGAHPGINGQYAILEFVDAADSSVVYIEGVTSDLYLEKPHDVQKYTVMYEHLRAQALNVEQSRQFIENVAKEYAR from the coding sequence GTGGCGTCCAATGTCAATCCCACCGTCAGGCGACGCCGGTTGGGCCAGGAGCTGCGTCGGCTCCGCGAGCTCAAGGGTATGACCGCCGAAGAGGTCGCCGAGCGACTGCTGGTCTCCCAGTCGAAGATCAGCCGCCTGGAGAACGGCCGTCGCTCCATCAGCCAGCGCGACGTACGCGACCTCTGCGGGGTCTACGAGGTCGAGGACCAGAGAGTCGTCGACTCCCTGATGCAGATGGCCAAGGACTCCCGCCAGCAGGGCTGGTGGCACGCCTTCGGGGACGTACCGTACAGCGTCTACATCGGCCTGGAGACCGACGCGGAGTCGCTGCGGGTGTACGACCCCCAGGTCGTCCCCGGGCTGCTGCAGAGCCGTCCGTACGCCGAGGCCATCATCAGGGGCGCGCTGCCCGAGACGTCGGCGACCGAGATCGAGAAGCGCGTCGAGGTGCGCATACGGCGCCAGGACCGTGTCACCACCGACACCAACCCGCTGCGGCTGTGGACGGTGCTGGACGAGGCGGCCCTGCGCCGGGTGGTGGGATCCCGGTCGGTGATGCGTGAACAGCTGGAGCACCTCATCGAGTTGTCCCAGGTGCCCCATGTCACGGTGCAGGTGCTGCCGTTCGAGGTCGGGGCCCATCCGGGCATCAACGGCCAGTACGCCATCCTGGAGTTCGTCGACGCGGCCGATTCGAGCGTGGTGTACATCGAAGGGGTGACCAGCGACCTCTACCTGGAGAAACCGCACGACGTGCAGAAGTACACCGTGATGTACGAGCACCTCCGGGCGCAGGCGCTGAACGTGGAGCAGTC